The Parvibaculaceae bacterium PLY_AMNH_Bact1 genome window below encodes:
- a CDS encoding class I SAM-dependent RNA methyltransferase (Derived by automated computational analysis using gene prediction method: Protein Homology.), giving the protein MSEASLTIDHVGAQGDGVVRADEGPIYIPRTLPGETVRADIVEGRGSLLEVLTPSQDRTDPHCSHFGTCGGCALQHQSEPSYLAWKRDQLLRALESKGIDAPVAETIACEPGTRRRATFAAMRTRKTVRFGFFERASHTIVDVASCPILLPEIEAAIPALRELVGPGLTRKGKASVSVTATSSGLDVSVTGGKADPDLALRQALADGAAKADIARLTWDGDILAERRPPVLDLAGIEVALPPGAFLQATKAGEETMVNMVTEALRESGSVIDLFAGCGTFSLALAASHKVKAVEGAKAQCAALELAVRRLGPRVGLKPLTVERRDLARRPLRPDELNNYEAAVIDPPRAGAATQCEALASSSIPVIASVSCNPATFARDARTLIDGGYRLESVAPLDQFLWSPHIELVGIFRRE; this is encoded by the coding sequence ATGAGCGAAGCTAGCCTGACAATCGATCATGTCGGTGCCCAGGGGGACGGTGTGGTCCGCGCTGATGAGGGACCGATCTACATCCCTCGCACGCTTCCCGGTGAAACAGTGCGGGCAGACATTGTTGAGGGCCGTGGCTCCCTGCTGGAGGTTCTCACACCGTCGCAAGATCGCACCGATCCACACTGTTCTCATTTTGGAACCTGTGGCGGCTGCGCACTTCAGCACCAAAGTGAGCCAAGCTATCTTGCCTGGAAGCGGGATCAGCTTTTGCGTGCGCTTGAGAGCAAGGGCATTGACGCACCGGTCGCAGAAACCATCGCTTGTGAACCGGGGACACGTCGCAGAGCGACTTTTGCCGCGATGCGCACACGCAAGACTGTCCGCTTTGGTTTTTTTGAACGCGCCAGCCATACAATAGTAGATGTCGCTTCCTGTCCGATCCTTCTGCCAGAGATCGAAGCCGCCATTCCTGCACTGCGGGAACTTGTGGGCCCGGGCCTGACACGAAAAGGAAAAGCAAGCGTCAGTGTCACGGCGACGTCGTCAGGGCTTGATGTGTCGGTCACTGGCGGGAAGGCAGACCCTGATCTGGCTTTGCGCCAAGCTCTCGCCGACGGCGCCGCAAAAGCAGATATTGCGCGATTGACCTGGGACGGAGATATTCTTGCAGAACGTAGACCCCCAGTGCTCGACCTTGCTGGCATTGAGGTGGCGCTGCCGCCGGGCGCTTTCCTGCAGGCAACAAAAGCCGGTGAAGAAACCATGGTCAATATGGTCACAGAAGCTCTGAGAGAGAGTGGATCAGTGATTGATCTGTTTGCTGGCTGTGGAACCTTCTCTCTGGCACTTGCCGCCAGCCACAAAGTCAAGGCTGTCGAGGGTGCGAAGGCACAGTGCGCAGCGTTGGAACTCGCCGTGCGCCGTCTGGGCCCGCGCGTGGGACTAAAGCCATTGACGGTGGAACGTCGGGATCTGGCACGCAGGCCGCTCAGGCCCGATGAACTGAACAATTATGAAGCCGCCGTGATTGATCCGCCGCGCGCAGGGGCAGCCACCCAGTGTGAGGCTTTGGCATCATCGTCTATCCCGGTTATTGCATCGGTTTCCTGCAATCCAGCGACATTTGCCCGGGATGCACGAACGCTGATTGACGGCGGATATCGGCTGGAATCCGTCGCCCCTCTGGACCAATTCCTCTGGTCGCCCCATATTGAGCTGGTAGGAATTTTCAGGAGGGAGTGA
- a CDS encoding class I SAM-dependent methyltransferase (Derived by automated computational analysis using gene prediction method: Protein Homology.): MLRPLVRPLTRPLARPLARLRYAAEQGARVAWYAGHYAAVNRLRGPVTRPGEAPFKPTAPIPKLPDILHSIRELFERDYRNIEAGIYKAPELGTDPRKPIDRAIRFFLDAKKVDERRMDKRHSEVNTGVKSKHFPRYYLQNFHFQTDGWLSEESANLYDTQVETLFAGTADAMRRQALVPISDYMSDKDQRDVCLLDIACGTGRFLREVKRNWPRTGVTALDLSPDYLAKTKRALAKWGRTHFVNAPAERLPLAKASQDIVTVTYLFHELPPKVRRQVADEIARVLKPGGLFILVDALQTDDHASFNSLLEFFPVAFHEPYFSTYLEEDFEALFARAGLRSLQQQTGYLTKMVVFEKS, translated from the coding sequence ATGCTGCGACCCTTAGTGCGTCCCCTAACGCGCCCCCTAGCACGTCCTTTGGCGAGATTGCGATACGCGGCGGAACAGGGCGCCCGGGTGGCCTGGTATGCCGGGCATTATGCAGCAGTCAACCGGTTGCGTGGGCCGGTGACCCGACCAGGCGAGGCACCCTTCAAACCCACCGCACCAATCCCGAAACTTCCCGATATCCTGCACTCAATCCGTGAGCTGTTCGAACGCGATTATCGAAACATCGAGGCCGGGATCTACAAAGCGCCAGAGCTTGGGACTGATCCCCGGAAACCGATCGATAGAGCCATCCGTTTCTTTTTGGATGCTAAGAAGGTCGACGAGCGCCGGATGGACAAAAGACACTCGGAAGTAAATACCGGCGTGAAGAGCAAGCACTTTCCCCGCTACTATCTTCAGAACTTCCACTTCCAGACCGATGGCTGGTTATCAGAAGAGTCCGCCAACCTCTATGACACACAGGTGGAAACGCTCTTCGCCGGAACTGCTGATGCCATGCGTAGGCAAGCACTTGTTCCCATCTCAGATTATATGAGTGACAAAGATCAGCGGGACGTATGTCTGTTGGACATAGCCTGCGGGACTGGGCGCTTCTTGCGGGAGGTGAAACGTAACTGGCCGCGCACAGGCGTGACAGCACTTGATCTGTCTCCGGACTATCTAGCAAAGACCAAGCGTGCCCTGGCGAAATGGGGGCGGACTCACTTTGTCAATGCACCTGCCGAGCGCTTGCCTTTGGCAAAGGCGTCTCAGGATATTGTCACAGTGACCTACCTGTTTCACGAACTGCCACCTAAAGTGCGGCGGCAGGTAGCAGACGAAATCGCCCGTGTCTTGAAACCTGGAGGCCTGTTCATCCTGGTGGATGCATTGCAGACAGATGATCACGCATCATTCAACAGCCTGCTGGAGTTTTTCCCGGTCGCTTTTCATGAGCCCTATTTTTCGACCTATTTGGAAGAGGATTTTGAGGCACTGTTTGCACGTGCAGGGCTTAGGTCTCTCCAGCAACAGACGGGCTATCTGACCAAGATGGTAGTGTTTGAGAAGAGCTAG
- a CDS encoding hypothetical protein (Derived by automated computational analysis using gene prediction method: GeneMarkS-2+.), which translates to MTTPSPVSPQPLMARFDQRSGEMMVYGGGFFGCFVLSVALARGDIALLIISLALFAVAYHFWPFVRRNTPAVVASSAGLMITGLGTVAWDAIVNATTVDKAVRTIRNTELHLTLSKSLDKALVEEDMGGLQRRLMVQIWRYNKDTLVIRLEPLDVSPEPILEAVQAFLNQRTA; encoded by the coding sequence ATGACCACCCCATCGCCCGTCTCCCCCCAGCCTTTAATGGCCCGTTTCGATCAACGCAGTGGGGAGATGATGGTCTATGGCGGCGGCTTCTTTGGCTGCTTTGTTCTGAGCGTTGCGCTCGCGCGCGGAGACATCGCCCTCCTCATCATCAGCCTTGCATTGTTCGCGGTGGCTTATCACTTCTGGCCCTTTGTGCGGCGAAACACGCCAGCTGTCGTCGCGAGTTCTGCTGGTTTGATGATAACGGGGCTGGGCACGGTCGCCTGGGATGCCATCGTCAATGCCACCACCGTGGATAAGGCGGTTCGGACAATCCGCAATACAGAGCTGCACCTAACGCTCAGCAAGTCCCTCGACAAAGCGCTGGTGGAGGAAGACATGGGCGGGCTTCAGCGCCGTTTGATGGTGCAGATTTGGCGGTACAATAAGGACACGCTGGTGATCCGACTGGAGCCGCTAGACGTCTCCCCAGAGCCGATCCTGGAAGCTGTTCAAGCGTTCCTCAACCAAAGAACTGCCTAG
- the aroC gene encoding chorismate synthase (Derived by automated computational analysis using gene prediction method: Protein Homology. GO_function: GO:0004107 - chorismate synthase activity [Evidence IEA]; GO_process: GO:0009073 - aromatic amino acid family biosynthetic process [Evidence IEA]) — MSHNSFGHLFRVTTWGESHGPALGCVIDGMPSLVPITAEEIQTFLDKRRPGQSRFTTQRKEPDQVKILSGTFQDEGGQEVTTGTPISLMIENVDQRSKDYGDIKDTFRPGHADFTYEAKYGIRDYRGGGRQSARETAARVAAGALARKVMPGVEVRGALVQMGPHKIDRTRWDWNAIDQNPFWCPDPIAAKKWETYLDGIRKAGSSCGAVIEVVASGVPAGLGAPIYGKLDADLAGALMSINAVKGVEIGDGFATAALTGEENADEMGIDGNKVSFGANHAGGILGGISSGQDVVARFAVKPTSSILTPRKSITRSGEETEVMTKGRHDPCVGIRAVPVGEAMMACVLADHFLRHRGQNGQHES; from the coding sequence ATGTCACACAATAGTTTTGGCCATCTTTTTCGCGTGACCACGTGGGGCGAGTCCCACGGGCCAGCGCTTGGCTGTGTGATTGACGGCATGCCCTCGCTGGTGCCGATCACAGCGGAGGAAATTCAGACCTTTCTCGACAAGCGTCGTCCAGGCCAATCGCGCTTCACCACCCAGCGCAAAGAGCCTGACCAAGTGAAAATTCTCTCCGGCACATTCCAGGATGAGGGCGGTCAGGAAGTGACGACAGGCACACCAATTTCCCTGATGATTGAGAATGTCGATCAGCGCTCCAAAGATTATGGCGATATCAAAGATACGTTCCGGCCTGGCCACGCTGACTTCACCTATGAAGCCAAATACGGCATTCGCGACTATCGCGGTGGCGGACGGCAATCTGCCCGCGAAACTGCAGCGCGTGTGGCGGCAGGCGCTCTTGCCCGCAAGGTCATGCCGGGGGTTGAGGTGCGTGGCGCCCTTGTTCAGATGGGTCCCCATAAAATCGACCGTACACGGTGGGATTGGAACGCAATTGATCAGAACCCCTTCTGGTGCCCTGACCCAATCGCGGCAAAAAAATGGGAGACCTATCTTGATGGTATCCGGAAAGCCGGCTCTAGCTGCGGTGCGGTGATTGAAGTGGTCGCGAGCGGGGTCCCGGCAGGGCTCGGCGCACCGATCTATGGCAAGCTTGATGCGGACCTCGCAGGAGCGCTCATGAGCATCAATGCCGTGAAAGGTGTCGAAATTGGCGACGGTTTTGCAACCGCTGCCCTTACGGGTGAGGAAAATGCCGACGAAATGGGCATTGATGGCAATAAAGTGAGCTTTGGTGCCAATCATGCGGGCGGAATTCTTGGCGGTATCTCCAGCGGCCAGGATGTTGTTGCCCGGTTTGCGGTAAAACCCACCTCGTCGATCCTTACACCGCGTAAGTCAATTACCCGGTCTGGCGAAGAAACCGAGGTTATGACCAAAGGGCGGCACGATCCTTGCGTTGGTATTCGTGCGGTACCGGTTGGCGAGGCCATGATGGCCTGCGTTCTAGCTGACCATTTCCTCAGGCACCGCGGACAGAACGGCCAACACGAGTCCTAA
- the fabI gene encoding enoyl-ACP reductase FabI (Derived by automated computational analysis using gene prediction method: Protein Homology. GO_function: GO:0004318 - enoyl-[acyl-carrier-protein] reductase (NADH) activity [Evidence IEA]; GO_process: GO:0006633 - fatty acid biosynthetic process [Evidence IEA]): MTASGGLMSGKKGLIMGVANNRSIAWGIAKACAEHGADVAFTYQGEALAKRVKPLAESVGSDLVLPCDVTDDASMDAVFKTLEEKWGKLDFLVHAIAYADKSSLDGRYLDTTADQFAQAMTISCHSLAAVAKRAEPLMADGGSIATLTYYGAEKVIPHYNVMGVAKAALEASVRYLAVDLGRNNVRINAISAGPIKTLAAAGIGDFRYILKWNELNAPMKRTVTIDEVGKTGLYLLSDLASGVTGEVHHVDAGYHVVGMKAEDAPDMSIV, translated from the coding sequence GTGACAGCATCCGGCGGTCTGATGAGCGGAAAAAAAGGGCTCATCATGGGAGTGGCGAACAATCGGTCGATTGCCTGGGGCATCGCGAAGGCGTGCGCTGAGCATGGCGCAGACGTGGCGTTCACCTACCAGGGTGAAGCGCTAGCCAAACGCGTGAAGCCGTTGGCCGAATCTGTTGGATCAGACCTCGTTCTTCCTTGTGACGTGACTGATGACGCCTCGATGGACGCTGTCTTCAAAACACTTGAGGAAAAGTGGGGCAAACTCGATTTTCTTGTGCACGCCATTGCCTATGCCGACAAAAGCTCGCTCGATGGTCGCTACCTCGACACCACAGCTGACCAATTTGCACAGGCCATGACCATTTCCTGCCACTCACTCGCTGCAGTGGCAAAACGTGCTGAGCCTTTGATGGCCGATGGGGGCTCCATTGCTACCCTCACCTACTACGGCGCTGAAAAAGTTATCCCCCATTACAATGTGATGGGTGTTGCCAAAGCTGCCCTGGAAGCAAGCGTGCGCTATCTGGCGGTTGATCTTGGCCGGAACAATGTCCGTATCAATGCGATTTCAGCAGGCCCCATAAAGACGCTGGCGGCAGCCGGTATTGGCGATTTCCGGTATATCCTGAAGTGGAACGAGCTCAATGCTCCTATGAAGCGTACAGTCACGATCGATGAAGTCGGCAAAACAGGTCTCTACCTGCTCTCTGACCTCGCATCAGGCGTCACAGGCGAAGTACACCATGTGGATGCGGGCTATCACGTGGTAGGCATGAAGGCCGAAGATGCGCCAGACATGAGTATTGTCTGA
- a CDS encoding DnaJ domain-containing protein (Derived by automated computational analysis using gene prediction method: Protein Homology.): protein MRNPYHVLGISPQAGPDEIKSAYRRLAKTYHPDSGSGDPHQKERFHEVTAAYDLLSRKAKTSARNGPTRRHHAARSAEEDVRKKATRPSGQSRGKPASRPKVDVDAEAGSQSAAPGETSSPKPEKFPPFADILTNLKSVGRRAFRPSGTDHSYEISIPFLDAVEGTKRRLTLDNGKSLDVHIPAGVEDGQQIRLRGQGDPSLTGRDAGDALVSISVAPHPTFRREGSDVHIDAPVSLSEAVLGAKITVPTVEGDVALSVPAGSNSGSILRLKGKGLAHPPGRRKFGKGDQFVHLTLVLPPKSDQALKDFAATWAPGLEHSPRKS from the coding sequence ATGCGCAATCCCTACCATGTGCTTGGTATTTCACCGCAGGCTGGTCCTGATGAAATCAAATCCGCTTATCGGCGGCTGGCGAAAACCTACCATCCAGATTCTGGATCAGGCGACCCTCATCAAAAAGAACGCTTTCATGAGGTCACAGCCGCGTATGACCTTCTGAGCAGAAAAGCCAAGACATCTGCTAGGAACGGGCCGACCAGACGTCACCATGCTGCTCGATCAGCTGAGGAAGACGTCAGAAAAAAAGCGACGCGGCCATCAGGTCAATCACGTGGAAAACCTGCTTCCCGGCCGAAAGTTGATGTGGATGCTGAGGCTGGCTCGCAGAGCGCCGCACCGGGAGAGACTTCATCTCCCAAACCTGAGAAGTTTCCGCCGTTTGCGGACATCCTGACCAATCTTAAGAGTGTTGGTCGCCGCGCTTTTCGCCCATCGGGTACCGACCATAGCTACGAAATAAGCATTCCCTTTCTGGATGCTGTTGAAGGCACAAAACGACGGCTCACTCTGGACAATGGAAAATCGCTGGACGTCCATATCCCTGCGGGCGTTGAAGATGGTCAGCAAATTCGCCTGAGAGGCCAAGGCGACCCCAGTCTTACCGGCCGTGACGCCGGTGATGCACTTGTCAGCATTTCAGTCGCACCCCATCCCACATTTCGCCGTGAAGGCTCTGATGTGCATATCGACGCGCCTGTCAGCCTCTCTGAGGCCGTGCTTGGGGCAAAAATCACTGTTCCTACCGTGGAAGGTGATGTCGCGTTAAGCGTGCCTGCAGGCTCTAACAGTGGCAGCATTCTGCGTCTGAAAGGAAAAGGTCTCGCTCACCCTCCGGGACGGCGGAAATTCGGCAAAGGGGATCAATTTGTCCACCTGACGCTTGTTCTGCCCCCCAAATCTGACCAGGCCTTGAAAGACTTTGCAGCCACTTGGGCACCAGGTCTCGAACATAGCCCTCGCAAGAGCTGA
- a CDS encoding tetratricopeptide repeat protein (Derived by automated computational analysis using gene prediction method: Protein Homology.), with protein MTFTRTCQFALTTLVLLAPIANDGLATEVDQATTPALPGELAGNQLEFNKGVAAYDAGDFSTAYAIWLPLAKSGDIAAQRNVAHMLRRGQGVPQDRERALWFYERAASVGLASAALNAGMMRIEPDTAYHDLEKGAEWLNLAAAGGSPDAMWELGRLIENSAKSTPSDVEAAEALIRRAAELGHVEAKRRIGERIESLQPPQPSTRRSNIPAPSNTSPPLVAPEQGAQFMAGVYSFDDGDFLAAAEHWRPLAEDGVVEAQYRLGRLYRFGLGVGPDVDLARKWLSAAAARGHKKAAETLEVLPVP; from the coding sequence ATGACTTTCACTCGCACATGCCAATTTGCGCTCACCACTCTCGTTCTTCTGGCTCCGATTGCGAATGATGGACTTGCGACCGAAGTCGACCAAGCGACCACTCCAGCCTTGCCTGGAGAATTGGCCGGGAACCAATTGGAGTTTAACAAGGGCGTTGCGGCATACGACGCTGGCGATTTTTCAACTGCCTATGCGATTTGGCTGCCGCTCGCCAAATCCGGAGACATTGCAGCCCAACGCAACGTGGCGCACATGCTCCGCCGCGGTCAGGGTGTGCCCCAGGACCGCGAGCGCGCTTTATGGTTTTACGAACGCGCGGCCAGCGTCGGGCTTGCGAGTGCAGCCCTTAACGCTGGCATGATGCGTATTGAGCCAGATACCGCGTATCATGATCTTGAGAAAGGCGCGGAGTGGCTCAATCTAGCGGCGGCAGGGGGTAGCCCCGATGCCATGTGGGAACTGGGAAGGCTCATTGAAAACAGCGCCAAGAGCACGCCTTCGGATGTTGAGGCTGCCGAGGCTCTCATTCGGCGTGCTGCTGAACTTGGTCATGTAGAAGCCAAGCGTCGCATTGGCGAGAGAATTGAATCGCTACAGCCTCCTCAACCCTCAACACGGCGAAGCAATATTCCGGCGCCGTCTAATACTTCCCCACCCCTCGTAGCACCCGAGCAGGGCGCGCAGTTTATGGCAGGTGTCTACTCATTCGACGACGGTGACTTCCTCGCTGCGGCCGAGCATTGGCGCCCACTTGCCGAAGACGGTGTTGTCGAAGCGCAATATCGACTGGGACGGCTTTATCGTTTTGGCCTCGGGGTCGGGCCAGATGTGGATCTAGCTCGAAAATGGCTGTCTGCGGCAGCGGCGCGTGGCCACAAAAAAGCCGCTGAAACACTCGAAGTTTTACCGGTACCTTAA
- the pdxH gene encoding pyridoxamine 5'-phosphate oxidase (Derived by automated computational analysis using gene prediction method: Protein Homology. GO_function: GO:0004733 - pyridoxamine-phosphate oxidase activity [Evidence IEA]; GO_function: GO:0010181 - FMN binding [Evidence IEA]; GO_process: GO:0008615 - pyridoxine biosynthetic process [Evidence IEA]): MRTAMADTDVESITGTDPFALFKEWMVDAGKSEPNDPNAMALATADASGLPDVRMVLLKDASPDGFVFYTNLESAKGNELAENPQAALCFHWKTLRRQIRVRGSISPVSDAEADAYFATRAKDSQIGAWASRQSRPMEGRFELEKEVARFGAKYAIKKVDRPPHWSGFRLMPSQIEFWRDRPFRLHDRLVFRREAADAPWQTSKLFP; the protein is encoded by the coding sequence ATGAGGACCGCAATGGCGGACACTGACGTAGAAAGTATTACTGGCACAGATCCTTTTGCGCTCTTCAAGGAGTGGATGGTGGACGCGGGGAAATCCGAGCCAAACGATCCCAATGCCATGGCGCTGGCTACAGCAGACGCGTCCGGGCTGCCGGACGTACGCATGGTGCTTCTCAAAGACGCGAGCCCGGATGGGTTTGTTTTTTATACCAATCTTGAGAGTGCCAAGGGCAACGAGTTGGCTGAGAACCCGCAGGCGGCACTGTGTTTCCACTGGAAAACGTTGCGGCGCCAGATCCGGGTGCGTGGGTCCATCTCACCCGTGAGCGATGCGGAAGCAGACGCCTATTTCGCAACCCGAGCCAAAGACAGCCAGATCGGCGCCTGGGCCTCCAGACAATCCCGCCCCATGGAGGGACGGTTTGAACTGGAGAAAGAAGTAGCTCGCTTTGGCGCGAAATACGCCATCAAGAAAGTGGATCGCCCACCGCACTGGTCCGGTTTTCGGCTCATGCCAAGTCAGATTGAGTTTTGGCGGGACCGTCCGTTCCGTCTTCATGATCGGCTGGTGTTCCGACGTGAAGCTGCGGATGCGCCTTGGCAGACGTCAAAGCTGTTCCCGTGA
- a CDS encoding cation diffusion facilitator family transporter (Derived by automated computational analysis using gene prediction method: Protein Homology. GO_component: GO:0016020 - membrane [Evidence IEA]; GO_function: GO:0008324 - cation transmembrane transporter activity [Evidence IEA]; GO_function: GO:0015562 - efflux transmembrane transporter activity [Evidence IEA]; GO_process: GO:0006812 - cation transport [Evidence IEA]), translating to MSTTANDTLMRRATYAAVGVALSLIAMKAAAFIMTGSVAMLATLFDSVLDMAASVLNLFAVRAALTPADYDHRFGHGKAEAMAGLGQATIIVLSAMYILWEAGSRLIDPEPVSSSGIGIVVTVLAIALTLALVAYQTKVVRATKSLAIAADSIHYKGDLLMNLAVIAALALSAFPGFIWADPIFGILIACFIAYSAWQIADQSVQQLMDQELPEEEREKIRAIVLNDADVQDMHDLRTRMAGSKLFIQFHLELDGNMSLTNAHEVADRVESAVRHAFPGSEVLSHQDPAGLETISAFERT from the coding sequence ATGAGCACCACCGCAAACGACACGCTGATGCGCCGCGCCACCTACGCGGCTGTCGGGGTGGCGCTTTCATTGATCGCCATGAAAGCAGCTGCCTTTATTATGACGGGGTCGGTCGCCATGCTAGCGACCTTGTTTGATTCAGTGCTCGATATGGCTGCCTCCGTCCTCAATCTGTTTGCTGTTCGTGCCGCGCTCACACCTGCGGATTATGATCACCGTTTTGGTCACGGCAAAGCCGAGGCAATGGCAGGGCTCGGTCAAGCGACCATCATCGTGCTGTCGGCGATGTACATTCTGTGGGAGGCCGGGTCGCGTTTGATTGACCCTGAACCTGTGTCTAGCTCTGGGATCGGGATCGTTGTGACCGTGTTGGCCATTGCACTGACGTTGGCACTTGTTGCCTACCAGACCAAAGTTGTCCGGGCGACCAAGTCACTGGCCATCGCCGCAGACTCGATCCACTACAAGGGTGATCTGTTGATGAACCTTGCCGTGATCGCTGCATTGGCGCTCTCTGCCTTTCCGGGGTTCATCTGGGCGGACCCCATCTTCGGCATTCTGATCGCGTGCTTCATCGCCTACAGTGCCTGGCAAATTGCTGACCAGTCTGTACAGCAGCTCATGGATCAGGAATTGCCTGAAGAAGAACGTGAGAAAATCAGGGCGATCGTTCTGAATGATGCGGACGTGCAGGACATGCATGACCTGCGCACCCGTATGGCAGGCAGTAAACTCTTTATCCAGTTTCATCTGGAACTCGATGGGAATATGAGTCTGACCAATGCTCATGAGGTTGCTGATCGCGTCGAAAGTGCTGTGCGGCATGCCTTCCCAGGCAGTGAAGTGCTATCGCATCAGGATCCAGCGGGCCTTGAGACAATCTCGGCGTTTGAGCGGACATAA